Proteins encoded within one genomic window of Prauserella marina:
- a CDS encoding leucyl aminopeptidase, with protein sequence MSLPKLALSEITEAALGKSRAEAIVIGTVAGAKGLELAPGAESVDAALGGSLVDVLRTLGATGKAEEVVKVPTLGKLPSGFVLAVGLGEQDPTSERVRRASGAAGRALAGTARALTTLSVLDLQAAVEGIVLGAYGFTEFKSEPGDAPVSTVDVASPAEGTAKEHKATLKAATAIAEAVCVARDLINTPPNVLFPSSFAERARKLAEAAGLDVEVLDEKALKRKGFGGILGVGGGSSRPPRLVRISYKGAKARKKIALVGKGITFDTGGISLKPAANMDAMTSDMSGAAAVLASVVLAAKLKYPLAVTAYLPLAENMPSGTSYRPGDVLTMYGGKTVEVLNTDAEGRLVLADAMVRAAEDEPDYLIETSTLTGAQVVALGSRTAGIMGTEEFRDRVATVARATGEGGWAMPLPEELRGDLDSKLADLANVTGSRFGGMLAAGIFLREFVADGLPWAHIDVAGPAYNAGSPWGYTGKGGTGVPVRTIAAVLADIAENG encoded by the coding sequence GTGAGCCTGCCGAAGCTAGCCCTTTCCGAGATCACCGAGGCCGCGCTTGGTAAGAGCCGTGCGGAGGCGATCGTGATCGGCACCGTCGCCGGTGCGAAGGGACTGGAGCTGGCGCCCGGTGCGGAGTCCGTCGACGCCGCGCTCGGCGGTTCCCTCGTCGACGTGCTGCGCACGCTCGGCGCCACCGGCAAGGCCGAGGAGGTCGTGAAGGTTCCCACCCTCGGCAAGCTGCCTTCCGGTTTCGTGCTCGCGGTCGGTCTCGGCGAGCAGGACCCCACCTCGGAGCGGGTGCGCAGGGCCTCGGGAGCCGCCGGCCGCGCGCTCGCGGGCACCGCGAGGGCGCTCACCACGCTGTCGGTGCTGGATCTGCAAGCCGCCGTCGAGGGCATCGTGCTCGGCGCGTACGGCTTCACCGAGTTCAAGTCGGAGCCCGGCGACGCCCCCGTGTCCACTGTGGATGTCGCGAGTCCCGCCGAGGGAACCGCGAAGGAGCACAAGGCGACGCTCAAGGCGGCGACGGCGATCGCGGAGGCGGTGTGCGTCGCGAGGGACCTGATCAACACCCCGCCGAACGTGCTGTTCCCCTCCTCGTTCGCCGAGAGGGCGAGGAAGCTCGCCGAGGCGGCCGGGCTCGACGTCGAAGTACTGGACGAGAAGGCGTTGAAGCGCAAGGGTTTCGGCGGCATCCTCGGCGTCGGCGGCGGCTCGTCGCGGCCTCCCCGGCTGGTGCGCATCAGCTACAAGGGCGCCAAGGCGCGCAAGAAGATCGCGCTGGTCGGCAAGGGCATCACGTTCGACACCGGCGGCATCTCGCTCAAGCCCGCCGCCAACATGGACGCGATGACCTCGGACATGTCGGGCGCCGCCGCGGTGCTGGCTTCCGTCGTGCTCGCCGCGAAGCTCAAGTACCCGCTCGCGGTCACCGCCTATCTCCCGCTCGCCGAGAACATGCCCTCCGGCACGTCCTACCGGCCCGGTGACGTGCTGACGATGTACGGCGGCAAGACCGTCGAGGTCCTCAACACCGACGCCGAGGGAAGGCTCGTGCTCGCCGACGCGATGGTGCGGGCCGCCGAGGACGAGCCCGACTACCTGATCGAGACGTCGACGCTGACCGGCGCACAGGTGGTCGCGCTCGGCAGCCGCACGGCGGGAATCATGGGGACCGAGGAGTTCCGCGACCGGGTCGCCACCGTCGCGAGGGCCACCGGCGAGGGCGGCTGGGCGATGCCGCTTCCCGAGGAACTGCGCGGCGATCTGGACTCGAAGCTCGCCGATCTCGCCAACGTCACCGGTTCCCGGTTCGGCGGGATGCTCGCCGCCGGGATCTTCCTGCGCGAGTTCGTCGCCGACGGCCTGCCGTGGGCACACATCGACGTCGCGGGGCCCGCCTACAACGCCGGTTCGCCGTGGGGTTACACCGGCAAGGGCGGCACCGGGGTCCCGGTGCGCACCATCGCGGCCGTTCTCGCCGACATCGCCGAGAACGGGTGA